Proteins from a single region of Pseudomonas sp. 10S4:
- a CDS encoding DHH family phosphoesterase gives MKVITSGSAYLDIDAYACCIAYAELLNLQGIEARAVSSAAPNASVPKTVLGWPVSLDDYRPEAGDEFVLVDVSDYAHFDPLVVLDRVVEVIDHHPGFEDYWAQKLGPAADIRRIGAAATQVFERWEASGLLPRISEQSAALLATAILDNTMNFTGRLVTELDVRAYAVLMRLANLPVDWPERYFLECQVAIESNLFESLAADMKRLKPESDLPQVFAQMTVWDAGALIRQHRAAITQWLALQGDDWLLNVISISEGRSYFLVEPLVSQLKLSDLLQVEGLDGMVVLERSMLRKELMALSADG, from the coding sequence ATCAAAGTCATCACCTCAGGCTCGGCTTATCTGGACATCGACGCCTATGCTTGCTGCATCGCCTACGCCGAATTGCTGAATCTGCAAGGGATCGAAGCTCGCGCGGTCAGTAGCGCGGCGCCCAATGCCAGCGTTCCAAAAACCGTGCTCGGCTGGCCGGTGTCCCTCGACGATTACCGCCCGGAAGCCGGGGATGAGTTCGTATTGGTGGATGTCTCGGATTACGCCCATTTCGACCCGTTAGTGGTGCTCGATAGGGTCGTGGAAGTGATTGACCATCATCCAGGCTTTGAAGATTACTGGGCGCAGAAGCTCGGGCCCGCAGCGGACATTCGCCGGATTGGTGCCGCCGCGACTCAGGTTTTTGAGCGCTGGGAGGCGTCGGGGTTGTTGCCTCGTATCAGCGAGCAAAGTGCAGCCCTGCTGGCGACTGCGATTCTCGATAACACGATGAACTTTACCGGGCGGCTGGTGACCGAATTGGATGTTCGGGCATATGCGGTGCTGATGCGACTCGCCAATCTGCCAGTGGACTGGCCTGAACGGTATTTTCTCGAATGTCAGGTGGCTATCGAATCTAATCTTTTCGAGTCGTTGGCGGCTGATATGAAACGCTTGAAACCTGAAAGCGATCTGCCTCAAGTGTTTGCGCAGATGACGGTGTGGGATGCCGGGGCGTTGATCCGGCAGCATCGTGCGGCGATCACTCAATGGCTAGCGTTGCAGGGAGATGACTGGCTGCTGAACGTCATCAGCATCAGCGAGGGCAGGAGCTACTTTTTGGTCGAGCCCTTGGTCAGCCAACTGAAACTGAGCGATTTGCTGCAGGTTGAGGGGTTGGATGGGATGGTTGTTCTTGAGCGGTCGATGCTGCGCAAGGAACTGATGGCTCTGAGTGCTGACGGCTGA
- a CDS encoding acetyltransferase, with the protein MNIRPRVAADDAALAALWERSVRATHDFLTEDDIQFFYPLVRDAYLPALTVWVGENPDGTPAGFIATGGNNVEMLFIEPAQRGQGVGRQLLDHVNALHPTLNVDVNEQNPQAHGFYLHYGFEQSGRSETDGEGRPFPVIHLTLKPE; encoded by the coding sequence GTGAACATTCGACCCCGCGTCGCGGCCGACGATGCCGCCCTCGCCGCCCTTTGGGAACGCTCGGTGCGCGCCACCCATGACTTTCTCACTGAAGACGATATTCAGTTTTTCTATCCGCTGGTGCGCGATGCCTACCTACCAGCGCTGACAGTGTGGGTCGGTGAAAACCCGGACGGCACGCCCGCAGGCTTCATCGCCACTGGCGGCAACAATGTCGAAATGCTCTTTATCGAACCGGCCCAACGGGGTCAGGGCGTCGGCCGACAGTTGCTCGACCACGTCAACGCCCTGCACCCGACCCTGAACGTCGACGTCAACGAACAAAATCCCCAGGCCCACGGCTTCTATCTGCACTATGGTTTTGAACAGAGCGGCCGCTCGGAAACCGATGGTGAAGGTCGACCGTTCCCGGTGATTCACCTGACGCTAAAACCGGAGTAA
- the hydA gene encoding dihydropyrimidinase, translating to MSLLIRGATVITHDESYRADVYCADGVIKAIGNNLDVPAGAEELDGSGQYLMPGGIDPHTHMQLPFMGTVASEDFFSGTAAGLAGGTTSIIDFVIPNPQQSLMEAFHQWRGWAEKSASDYGFHVAITWWSEQVREEMAELVSHHGINSFKHFMAYKNAIMAADDTLVASFERCLELGAVPTVHAENGELVYHLQRKLMAQGITGPEAHPLSRPSQVEGEAASRAIRIAETIGTPLYLVHVSTKEALDEITYARSKGQPVYGEVLAGHLLLDDSVYQHPDWQTAAGYVMSPPFRPRGHQEALWHGLQSGNLHTTATDHCCFCAEQKAAGRDDFSKIPNGTAGIEDRMAVLWDEGVNTGRLSMQDFVALTSTNTAKIFNLYPRKGAIRVGADADLVLWDPEGTRTISAKTHHQQVDFNIFEGKTVRGVPSHTVSQGRVVWADGDLRAERGAGRYIERPAYPAVFDLLSKRAELHKPTAVKR from the coding sequence ATGTCTCTGTTGATCCGTGGCGCCACCGTTATTACCCATGATGAAAGTTATCGCGCCGACGTCTATTGCGCCGACGGCGTGATTAAAGCCATCGGCAACAATCTGGATGTTCCGGCGGGTGCCGAAGAACTCGACGGCAGCGGCCAATACCTGATGCCCGGCGGCATCGACCCCCACACGCATATGCAACTGCCCTTCATGGGCACGGTGGCCAGTGAAGATTTCTTCAGTGGCACGGCGGCAGGTCTGGCCGGTGGCACGACGTCGATCATCGACTTCGTGATTCCCAATCCGCAGCAGTCGTTGATGGAAGCGTTTCATCAGTGGCGCGGCTGGGCCGAGAAGTCGGCGTCGGACTACGGCTTCCACGTGGCGATTACCTGGTGGAGCGAGCAGGTCCGCGAGGAAATGGCCGAACTGGTCAGCCATCACGGCATCAACAGCTTCAAACATTTCATGGCGTACAAGAACGCGATCATGGCCGCCGACGACACCTTGGTGGCGAGTTTCGAGCGTTGTCTGGAACTCGGTGCGGTGCCGACCGTGCATGCGGAAAACGGCGAACTGGTCTATCACCTGCAACGCAAGTTGATGGCCCAGGGCATCACCGGCCCGGAAGCGCATCCGCTGTCGCGACCATCGCAAGTGGAAGGCGAAGCCGCCAGCCGGGCCATCCGCATTGCCGAAACCATTGGCACGCCGTTGTACTTGGTGCATGTCTCGACCAAGGAAGCCCTCGACGAAATCACTTACGCCCGCAGCAAGGGTCAACCGGTGTACGGCGAAGTATTGGCCGGGCATCTGCTGCTGGACGACAGCGTCTACCAACACCCGGACTGGCAGACCGCCGCCGGTTACGTGATGAGCCCGCCCTTCCGCCCCCGCGGCCATCAAGAAGCGCTTTGGCACGGCTTGCAATCGGGCAACCTGCACACCACCGCCACCGACCACTGCTGCTTCTGCGCCGAGCAAAAAGCCGCCGGGCGTGACGACTTCAGCAAGATCCCGAATGGCACCGCCGGTATCGAAGACCGCATGGCGGTGCTCTGGGATGAAGGCGTGAACACCGGTCGCTTGTCGATGCAGGACTTTGTCGCGCTGACCTCCACCAACACCGCGAAGATTTTCAACCTCTACCCACGCAAAGGCGCGATCCGCGTTGGCGCCGATGCCGACCTGGTGCTGTGGGACCCGGAAGGTACGCGAACCATCTCCGCCAAAACCCACCATCAGCAGGTGGACTTCAACATCTTCGAAGGCAAGACCGTGCGAGGTGTGCCCAGCCATACCGTCAGCCAGGGCCGCGTGGTCTGGGCCGATGGCGACCTGCGCGCCGAGCGCGGTGCCGGGCGGTACATCGAACGGCCGGCGTACCCGGCGGTGTTTGATTTGCTGAGTAAGCGGGCTGAGTTGCACAAACCTACCGCCGTCAAGCGCTGA
- a CDS encoding NCS1 family nucleobase:cation symporter-1 — MQQIRSQVTERDGLFELEAGTDVLDSPRYNHDMAPTKVHERTWNKWHITALWIGMSVCVPTYTLGGVLTAYFGLSVGEALLAILLANLIVLIPLTLNAFAGTKYGIPFPVLLRSSFGILGSNVPCLIRALVACGWFGIQTMFGGLAIHLFLGSIFEGWKSLGGTGEVIGFMIFWSLNLWVVLRGAESIKWLETLSAPLLVAVGIGLLVWAMPNVSMTELLAIPPKRPEGASVVSYFAAGLTAMVGFWATLSLNIPDFSRYAKSQKDQILGQIFGLPLTMFLFASLGVIMTAASVKLVGVTVSDPVSLIGHIQSPVWVAVAMALIIIATLSTNTAANIVSPTNDFQNIAPKVINRTKAVMLTGLVGLLLMGHELLKKLGLIVSNVSLETVYSNWLLGYSSLLGPIAGIMVVDYFLIKKQQLDLAGLYRDDVYPAWNWFGFIAFGVPVVLTLLSLGSSAFSWFYSYGWFTGSALGGLIYYGLCSMRTSPSVVKSSV, encoded by the coding sequence ATGCAACAGATCAGATCGCAAGTGACCGAGCGCGACGGCTTGTTTGAGCTCGAAGCCGGCACCGACGTCCTCGACAGTCCCCGTTACAACCACGACATGGCACCGACCAAGGTGCACGAACGAACCTGGAACAAATGGCACATCACCGCGCTGTGGATCGGCATGTCGGTCTGCGTGCCGACCTACACCCTCGGCGGCGTGCTCACGGCGTACTTTGGCTTGAGCGTTGGCGAAGCGCTGCTGGCGATTCTGCTGGCCAACCTGATCGTGCTGATCCCGCTGACCCTCAACGCGTTCGCCGGCACCAAGTACGGCATCCCGTTCCCGGTGTTGCTGCGTTCTTCCTTCGGCATCCTTGGCTCCAACGTGCCGTGCCTGATTCGCGCCTTGGTAGCGTGCGGTTGGTTCGGTATCCAGACGATGTTCGGCGGGTTAGCGATTCACCTGTTTCTGGGCTCGATTTTCGAGGGCTGGAAATCCCTCGGCGGGACCGGGGAAGTCATCGGTTTCATGATCTTCTGGTCGTTGAACCTGTGGGTGGTGCTGCGCGGCGCCGAGTCGATCAAATGGCTGGAAACCCTGTCCGCACCGCTTCTGGTGGCGGTCGGCATTGGCTTGCTGGTGTGGGCGATGCCCAATGTCTCGATGACCGAATTGCTGGCGATTCCACCGAAACGTCCTGAAGGCGCGAGCGTGGTCAGTTACTTCGCCGCCGGGCTGACGGCGATGGTCGGGTTCTGGGCCACGCTGTCCCTGAACATCCCGGACTTCAGTCGCTACGCCAAAAGCCAGAAGGATCAGATCCTCGGGCAGATTTTCGGTCTGCCGCTGACCATGTTCCTGTTCGCCTCCCTCGGCGTGATCATGACTGCCGCGTCGGTGAAACTGGTGGGCGTCACCGTCTCTGACCCGGTCAGCCTGATCGGGCATATCCAGAGCCCGGTGTGGGTTGCGGTAGCCATGGCGCTGATCATCATCGCCACGCTCTCGACCAACACGGCGGCCAACATCGTGTCGCCGACCAACGACTTCCAGAACATCGCGCCGAAGGTGATCAACCGCACTAAAGCAGTGATGCTCACCGGTCTGGTCGGGTTGCTGCTGATGGGGCATGAACTGCTGAAAAAGCTTGGGCTGATCGTTTCGAACGTGAGCCTGGAAACCGTCTATTCCAACTGGTTGCTGGGCTATTCCAGCCTGCTCGGACCGATTGCCGGGATCATGGTGGTGGACTATTTCCTGATCAAGAAACAGCAACTGGACCTGGCCGGGCTCTATCGTGATGACGTCTATCCGGCGTGGAACTGGTTTGGGTTTATCGCGTTTGGCGTGCCGGTGGTGCTGACGTTGCTCTCGCTCGGTAGCAGCGCATTCAGCTGGTTTTACAGCTATGGCTGGTTTACCGGCTCGGCGCTGGGAGGGTTGATTTACTACGGGTTGTGTTCGATGCGGACCAGTCCGTCTGTTGTGAAATCTTCGGTGTAG
- the preA gene encoding NAD-dependent dihydropyrimidine dehydrogenase subunit PreA: MADLSIVFAGIKAPNPFWLASAPPTDKAYNVVRAFEAGWGGVVWKTLGEDPAAVNVSSRYSAHFGANREVMGINNIELITDRSLEINLREITQVKKDWPDRALIVSLMVPCVEESWKFILPLVEATGADGIELNFGCPHGMPERGMGAAVGQVPEYVEQVTRWCKTYCSLPVIVKLTPNITDIRVAARAAHRGGADAVSLINTINSITSVNLEQMVAIPTVGHQSTHGGYCGSAVKPIALNMVAEIARDPQTQGLPICGIGGIGSWRDAAEFIALGSGAVQVCTAAMLHGFRIVDEMKDGLSRWMDSQGYTSISQFSGRAVGNTTDWKYLDINYQVIAKIDQEACIGCGRCHIACEDTSHQAIASLKQADGTHKYEVIDDECVGCNLCQITCPVADCIEMVPMDSGKPFLDWNHDPRNPYHVAL; this comes from the coding sequence ATGGCCGATCTCTCGATTGTCTTCGCTGGCATCAAAGCCCCCAATCCGTTCTGGCTGGCCTCCGCGCCGCCCACCGATAAAGCCTACAACGTGGTCCGCGCTTTCGAGGCCGGCTGGGGCGGTGTGGTCTGGAAAACCCTGGGTGAAGACCCGGCGGCGGTCAACGTGTCATCGCGGTACTCGGCACACTTCGGGGCTAACCGCGAGGTCATGGGCATCAATAACATCGAGCTGATCACCGACCGCTCGCTTGAGATCAATCTGCGGGAAATCACCCAGGTCAAAAAGGACTGGCCGGACCGCGCGCTGATCGTCTCGTTGATGGTGCCGTGCGTCGAAGAGTCGTGGAAGTTCATCCTGCCGCTGGTGGAAGCCACCGGCGCCGATGGTATCGAACTGAACTTCGGCTGCCCTCACGGCATGCCGGAACGGGGCATGGGTGCGGCGGTCGGCCAGGTGCCGGAGTACGTCGAACAGGTCACCCGCTGGTGCAAGACCTATTGCTCGCTGCCGGTGATCGTCAAACTCACGCCAAACATCACCGACATCCGTGTTGCCGCCCGCGCGGCCCACCGTGGCGGCGCCGATGCGGTGTCGCTGATCAACACGATCAACTCGATCACCAGCGTCAACCTGGAACAAATGGTCGCGATTCCCACGGTTGGCCATCAAAGCACCCACGGCGGTTATTGCGGTTCGGCGGTGAAGCCGATTGCGCTGAACATGGTCGCTGAAATCGCCCGCGACCCGCAGACCCAAGGCCTGCCGATTTGCGGCATAGGCGGCATCGGCAGTTGGCGCGATGCGGCTGAATTCATCGCCCTGGGCAGCGGCGCGGTGCAGGTGTGCACGGCGGCGATGCTGCATGGCTTCCGGATTGTCGATGAGATGAAGGACGGCTTATCACGCTGGATGGACAGTCAGGGTTACACCAGCATTTCGCAGTTTTCCGGGCGCGCGGTGGGCAACACCACGGACTGGAAGTACCTGGACATCAACTATCAGGTGATTGCGAAGATTGATCAGGAGGCCTGTATCGGTTGCGGGCGTTGCCATATTGCTTGCGAGGATACGTCGCACCAGGCGATTGCCAGCCTCAAGCAGGCGGATGGGACGCATAAATATGAAGTGATTGATGATGAGTGCGTGGGGTGCAATTTGTGCCAGATCACTTGTCCGGTGGCGGATTGTATTGAGATGGTGCCGATGGACAGTGGGAAGCCGTTTCTGGATTGGAATCATGATCCGAGGAATCCTTACCATGTTGCCCTTTAG
- a CDS encoding NAD(P)-dependent oxidoreductase — protein sequence MIKTLNHLPHPYENAATLAGHFTDLAPPLNDRQAHLEASRCLYCYDAPCVNACPSEIDIPSFIRNIHQENVQGAAQKILSANILGGSCARVCPTEILCQQACVRNNDHECAPVLIGLLQRYAVDNANFSEHPFQRAAATGKRIAVVGAGPAGLSCAHRSAMHGHDVVIFEAKEKAGGLNEYGIAKYKLVDDYAQKELDFLLQIGGIEIRHGQKLGENLTLSELHQQFDAVFLGLGLAASKQLGLDHEDAPGLVAATDYIRELRQADDLTQLPLADHCIVLGAGNTAIDMAVQMARLGAHDVNLVYRRGVEDMGATGHEQDIAKANQVRLLTWAQPEEVLLDDQGNVRGMRFARTHMVEGRLQTTGQTFELAADAIFKAIGQAFDGSALADPLARELKRQGERIQVDENLRTSIPGVYAGGDCTSLDQDLTVQAVQHGKLAAEAINAQLMLNVEAA from the coding sequence GTGATCAAGACCCTGAACCACCTCCCGCATCCCTACGAGAATGCGGCCACCCTCGCCGGCCATTTCACCGATCTGGCGCCGCCGCTCAACGACCGCCAGGCGCATCTGGAAGCCTCGCGCTGCCTGTATTGCTACGACGCACCGTGCGTGAACGCCTGCCCGAGCGAGATCGATATTCCGTCGTTCATCCGCAATATCCATCAGGAAAACGTCCAGGGCGCCGCGCAGAAAATCCTCTCGGCAAACATCCTCGGCGGCAGTTGCGCCCGGGTTTGCCCGACCGAAATCCTCTGCCAGCAAGCCTGCGTGCGCAACAACGACCATGAGTGCGCGCCGGTGTTGATCGGCCTGTTGCAACGCTATGCCGTCGATAACGCAAATTTCAGCGAGCACCCGTTCCAGCGCGCTGCCGCTACCGGCAAGCGCATCGCGGTGGTCGGCGCCGGCCCGGCCGGTTTGTCCTGCGCTCACCGCAGTGCCATGCACGGCCATGACGTGGTGATTTTCGAAGCGAAGGAAAAGGCTGGCGGCCTCAATGAATACGGGATCGCCAAGTACAAACTGGTGGACGATTACGCGCAAAAGGAACTGGATTTCTTGCTGCAAATTGGCGGCATCGAAATCCGTCATGGTCAGAAACTCGGCGAGAACCTGACCCTGAGCGAACTGCACCAGCAATTCGACGCGGTGTTCCTCGGCCTCGGCCTGGCCGCCAGCAAACAACTCGGGCTCGATCACGAGGACGCGCCGGGGCTGGTCGCCGCCACCGACTACATCCGCGAACTGCGCCAGGCCGATGACCTGACGCAACTGCCCTTGGCCGATCATTGCATCGTCCTCGGCGCCGGTAACACCGCCATCGACATGGCCGTGCAAATGGCTCGTCTCGGGGCTCATGACGTCAATTTGGTGTACCGCCGTGGCGTCGAGGACATGGGCGCCACCGGTCATGAACAAGACATCGCCAAAGCCAATCAGGTGCGCTTGCTGACCTGGGCACAACCGGAAGAAGTGTTGCTCGACGATCAGGGCAACGTGCGCGGCATGCGTTTCGCCCGTACCCACATGGTCGAAGGTCGCTTGCAAACCACCGGACAAACCTTCGAACTGGCCGCCGATGCGATCTTCAAAGCCATCGGCCAGGCCTTCGATGGCAGCGCCCTCGCCGACCCGCTGGCCCGGGAGCTCAAGCGTCAGGGCGAACGCATTCAGGTGGATGAAAACCTGCGTACCAGCATCCCCGGCGTGTATGCCGGTGGCGACTGCACCAGCCTCGATCAGGACCTCACGGTGCAAGCGGTGCAACACGGAAAACTGGCCGCAGAAGCCATCAACGCTCAACTCATGCTCAACGTGGAGGCTGCGTAA
- a CDS encoding TetR/AcrR family transcriptional regulator: protein MGNHKIEIRRSNVEKILLGAEKVFAEKGFGSTAMADIAAEVQLPRSNLHYYFSTKSELYSAVLFDLLEVWKQDALCFEMFDDPRVVLSSYIRAKMNHSRSRPYGSKVWANEIIHGAPTLGEALDVSLYDWAKMKEAKIRQWVEDKRILPVEPSALLYMIWASTQHYADFDHQVNILNDHQALSDMQFERAVQTVTSVILRGIGLEP from the coding sequence ATGGGCAATCACAAGATCGAGATTCGTCGCAGTAACGTCGAGAAAATTCTGCTGGGGGCGGAGAAGGTTTTCGCCGAAAAAGGCTTCGGCAGCACCGCCATGGCGGACATCGCCGCCGAAGTGCAACTGCCGCGCTCCAATCTGCATTACTACTTCAGCACCAAAAGCGAGTTGTACAGCGCGGTGTTGTTCGACCTGCTGGAAGTCTGGAAGCAGGACGCCTTGTGCTTTGAGATGTTCGACGACCCGCGCGTGGTGCTCAGCAGCTACATCCGCGCCAAGATGAACCATTCCCGCAGCCGGCCGTACGGTTCGAAAGTCTGGGCCAACGAGATTATTCACGGCGCGCCAACGTTGGGTGAGGCGCTGGACGTCAGCCTGTACGACTGGGCCAAGATGAAAGAAGCGAAAATTCGCCAGTGGGTCGAGGACAAACGGATCTTGCCGGTGGAGCCTTCAGCGTTGCTGTACATGATCTGGGCGTCGACCCAGCATTACGCGGACTTTGATCATCAGGTGAATATCCTGAATGATCATCAGGCGTTGTCGGACATGCAGTTCGAGCGGGCGGTGCAGACGGTGACGAGTGTGATATTGCGCGGGATTGGGTTGGAACCCTGA
- a CDS encoding Zn-dependent hydrolase translates to MNAAVDVLQSTHQHINRDRLWQSLMELAKLGATVKGGVCRLALTDLDRQARDIFVNWCEEAGCTVTIDAVGNIFARRPGRNPNLPPVMTGSHIDTQPTGGKFDGCFGVLAGVEVLRTLNDLGVETEAPLEVVVWTNEEGSRFAPCMMGSGVFAEKFTLEETLAKVDADGVTVGEALNAIGYAGPRKVSGHAVGAYFEAHIEQGPILEDEHKTIGIVMGALGQKWFDLKLHGVEAHAGPTPMHLRKDALVGAAVIVGAVNRAALGHQPHACGTVGCLQAYPGSRNVIPGEVRMTLDFRHLEPARLDSMIAEVRQVIETTCEEHGLTFELTPTADFPPLYFDKGCVEAVRGAAQGLGLSHMEIVSGAGHDAIFLAELGPAGMIFVPCEGGISHNEIENAAPDDLAAGCAVLLRAMLAASAAIASGEMAA, encoded by the coding sequence ATGAACGCTGCCGTAGACGTTCTGCAATCCACCCATCAGCACATCAATCGCGACCGCCTGTGGCAGTCGCTCATGGAACTGGCCAAGCTCGGTGCCACGGTCAAGGGCGGGGTCTGTCGCCTGGCCCTGACCGACCTCGACCGCCAGGCCCGGGACATTTTCGTCAACTGGTGCGAAGAGGCGGGCTGCACCGTCACCATAGACGCCGTCGGCAATATCTTCGCCCGCCGTCCCGGCCGCAATCCAAACCTGCCACCCGTGATGACCGGCAGCCATATCGACACCCAACCCACCGGCGGCAAGTTCGACGGCTGCTTCGGCGTGCTCGCCGGGGTTGAAGTGTTGCGCACCCTCAATGACCTCGGCGTGGAAACCGAAGCGCCGCTGGAAGTGGTGGTCTGGACCAACGAAGAAGGCTCGCGTTTCGCCCCGTGCATGATGGGCTCAGGCGTGTTCGCGGAAAAATTCACCCTCGAAGAAACCCTGGCCAAGGTCGATGCCGACGGCGTCACCGTTGGCGAAGCACTCAACGCCATCGGCTACGCCGGACCACGCAAAGTCAGCGGCCACGCGGTCGGCGCCTATTTCGAAGCGCACATCGAGCAAGGCCCGATCCTCGAAGACGAACACAAAACCATTGGCATCGTCATGGGCGCCCTCGGCCAGAAATGGTTCGACCTGAAACTGCACGGCGTCGAAGCCCACGCCGGCCCGACCCCAATGCACCTGCGCAAGGACGCCCTGGTCGGTGCCGCCGTCATCGTCGGCGCGGTCAATCGCGCCGCCCTCGGCCATCAACCCCACGCCTGCGGCACCGTCGGTTGCCTGCAAGCCTACCCCGGCTCACGCAACGTCATCCCCGGCGAAGTGCGCATGACCCTCGACTTCCGGCACCTGGAGCCGGCGCGCCTGGATTCGATGATCGCCGAAGTTCGCCAAGTCATCGAAACCACCTGCGAGGAACACGGCCTGACCTTCGAACTGACCCCCACCGCCGACTTCCCGCCGCTGTACTTCGACAAGGGCTGCGTCGAAGCCGTCCGCGGCGCCGCCCAAGGGCTGGGCTTGTCGCACATGGAAATCGTCAGCGGAGCAGGGCACGACGCAATTTTTCTCGCCGAACTCGGTCCAGCCGGGATGATCTTCGTGCCATGCGAAGGCGGCATCAGCCACAACGAAATCGAAAACGCCGCACCGGATGATCTGGCGGCGGGGTGTGCGGTGTTGTTGCGGGCGATGTTGGCGGCGTCGGCGGCGATTGCCAGTGGTGAAATGGCGGCTTAG
- the copC gene encoding copper homeostasis periplasmic binding protein CopC, translating to MLLKKALTTAALLGSLLAASSVFAHAHLKSETPAADSTVTAPTELRLVFSEGVEATFTKVSLSKDGADVAVKSLATEGADKKTLIVTPAAPLAAGAYKVEWHAVSVDTHKSEGAYSFKVGQ from the coding sequence ATGTTGCTGAAAAAAGCCCTGACCACCGCCGCCCTGCTCGGCTCGCTGCTCGCCGCTTCATCGGTGTTCGCCCACGCCCATTTGAAAAGTGAAACACCGGCCGCCGACAGCACCGTGACCGCGCCGACTGAACTGCGCCTGGTGTTTTCCGAAGGTGTTGAAGCGACCTTCACCAAAGTCAGCCTCAGCAAGGACGGCGCCGACGTTGCGGTGAAAAGCCTGGCCACCGAAGGCGCCGATAAGAAAACCCTGATCGTCACCCCGGCAGCGCCGTTGGCGGCGGGTGCTTATAAGGTCGAGTGGCACGCGGTGTCGGTCGACACCCACAAAAGCGAAGGCGCCTACAGCTTCAAGGTTGGCCAGTAA
- the dapF gene encoding diaminopimelate epimerase: MPLSFHKMHANGDDFVIVDSRNSAIPITSTLARRMGDRHRGIGFNQLAVILDCENAAARVTFWNADGSALDTCGSATRGVADMLMREANVTSIALRTNRGLLTCERTSTGAISVNMGAPLFGWSDIPLAREMDTAALPLTGDPTACSMGNPHCTYFVDDLAAVDIAAIGPTIESNALFPLKTNVHFVQVINRAHIRLRIWERGGGIPLGSGSCCCGAAVNGIRRGLLDDSVEVECDGGSVTVQWDGEGSVFLTGPVEKIFSGTFLDR; this comes from the coding sequence CTGAGCTTTCATAAAATGCACGCCAACGGTGATGACTTCGTCATTGTCGACTCGCGAAACTCGGCCATTCCGATCACCAGCACCCTGGCTCGGCGAATGGGTGATCGGCACCGAGGCATCGGTTTCAATCAACTCGCAGTGATACTCGACTGTGAGAACGCCGCAGCGCGCGTGACGTTCTGGAATGCCGACGGCTCAGCGCTGGATACGTGCGGCAGCGCAACGCGGGGCGTCGCGGATATGCTGATGCGCGAAGCAAATGTGACGTCGATAGCGCTGCGAACCAACCGTGGTCTACTCACCTGCGAACGAACGTCAACCGGCGCTATTTCCGTCAACATGGGAGCGCCGCTGTTCGGCTGGTCGGATATTCCCCTGGCCCGAGAAATGGACACGGCGGCTCTACCGCTGACGGGAGACCCAACCGCTTGCAGCATGGGAAATCCGCACTGCACCTACTTTGTCGATGATCTGGCAGCCGTTGATATAGCGGCCATCGGACCGACGATTGAAAGCAACGCCCTATTCCCCCTCAAGACCAACGTGCACTTCGTCCAGGTCATTAACCGAGCGCACATTCGATTGCGTATTTGGGAGCGTGGGGGTGGTATTCCGTTGGGGTCAGGTTCCTGCTGTTGTGGCGCGGCGGTTAACGGGATTCGTCGCGGCTTGCTGGATGATAGCGTTGAGGTTGAATGCGATGGCGGAAGCGTAACGGTTCAATGGGATGGCGAGGGATCTGTTTTTCTCACCGGGCCGGTAGAGAAGATTTTTTCGGGAACATTCCTGGATCGCTAA